The Limanda limanda chromosome 20, fLimLim1.1, whole genome shotgun sequence genome has a segment encoding these proteins:
- the mak gene encoding serine/threonine-protein kinase MAK, with the protein MMNRYTTLRQLGDGTYGSVVMGRSNESGELVAIKRMKRKFYSWEECMNLREVKSLKKLNHANVVKLKEVIRENDHLYFVFEYMKENLYQLMKDRENKMFSENEIRNMMFQVLSGLVFVHKHGFFHRDMKPENLLCMGPELIKIADFGLAREIRSKPPYTDYVSTRWYRAPEVLLRSSTYSSPIDMWAVGCIMAELYTLRPLFPGNSEVDEIFKICQVLGTVKKMDWPEGYQLASAMNFRFPQCVPTHLKTLIPNASNEAIALMRDMMQWDPKKRPTAVQALRYPYFQVGQVLGPRPQSQDVKKVQARPPAQKQTSETKNDNQQSSSESKGSTPSIKNHHHQQQQKQQHHHHHQPLQQIPLPQAESKPGAVRHAKASQGSENSAGGGGMGGLRNSRRRWGQTGAKTLDSWEETDQLENTASNSKKPSLGNAEEERSSKEHHSQPKEQKPLYSFSTVTKLPNNVKVGQVDNSLPGSAARQHYLSQSRYLPGLIGKNQTTSSGDKEMSAMTLRDLWETSSSNVNKPLAPVGGGLSVTRTNAEESSSKSVDSPQEKTVVKERILEKIDLSKGNFVSTKYNLSGGYMPSFQKKEVGSVGQRIQLAPLAGQHAINLSSSPDNKKDKAIATKPKPTSNSSLSESNEDYDGWKRRTDGPQAKGSSYSALGKTSGSLLTRAPAVQPVHGRMDWTSKYGGNR; encoded by the exons ATGATGAATCGCTACACTACCCTGAGGCAGCTGGGTGATGGCACCTATGGCAGTGTGGTGATGGGGAGAAGCAACGAGTCCGGAGAACTGGTGGCTATCAAGAG gatgaagaggaagtttTATTCATGGGAGGAATGCATGAACCTAAGAGAAGTAAAG TCACTGAAGAAGCTGAACCATGCAAATGTTGTGAAACTGAAGGAGGTCATCAGAGAGAACGATCACCTCTACTTTGTGTTCGAgtacatgaaggagaacctctACCAGCTTATGAAGGACAG AGAGAATAAGATGTTCTCAGAGAATGAAATTAGGAACATGATGTTTCAAGTGCTGTCTGGGCTGGTATTTGTACATAAGCATG GCTTCTTCCATCGAGACATGAAGCCGGAGAATCTGCTGTGCATGGGTCCAGAACTGATCAAAATAGCAGATTTTGGTCTGGCCAGAGAGATCCGCTCCAAACCTCCCTACACAGACTACGTATCAACCAGATG GTATCGTGCTCCAGAGGTCCTGCTCAGGTCGTCTACCTACAGCTCTCCTATTGACATGTGGGCTGTGGGCTGCATCATGGCTGAACTCTACACACTCAGGCCTCTTTTCCCTGGGAACAGTGAAGTGGATGAGATCTTCAAGATCTGCCAAGTCCTGGGCACCGTCAAAAAG ATGGATTGGCCTGAGGGCTACCAACTAGCTTCTGCGATGAACTTCCGCTTCCCCCAGTGTGTGCCCACCCACCTGAAGACCCTGATACCCAACGCCAGCAATGAGGCCATCGCCCTGATGAGGGACATGATGCAGTGGGACCCCAAAAAGAGACCCACTGCCGTGCAG GCCCTGCGTTACCCGTACTTCCAGGTAGGCCAAGTGTTGGGGCCTCGTCCTCAAAGCCAGGACGTCAAAAAAGTCCAAGCCAGGCCACCAGCCCAGAAGCAGACCTCCGAGACCAAGAATGATAACCAGCAGTCTTCATCCGAGTCCAAAGGCTCAACCCCCTCAAttaaaaatcatcatcatcagcagcagcagaagcagcagcaccatcatcatcatcagcctcTTCAGCAGATCCCCCTTCCTCAAGCCGAGAGTAAACCAGGAGCTGTCCGCCATgca AAAGCATCCCAGGGCAGTGAAAACAGTGCCGGGGGTGGCGGGATGGGGGGGCTGAGGAACAGTCGCCGGCGCTGGGGCCAGACTGGGGCCAAGACCTTGGATAGCTGGGAGGAAACAGACCAGTTAGAAAACACAGCCTCTAACTCCAAGAAACCGAGCCTGGGAaacgcagaggaggagaggagctctAAGGAGCACCACTCACA GCCCAAGGAGCAGAAACCTCTGTATTCCTTCAGCACAGTCACTAAGCTGCCCAACAATGTGAAGGTTGGTCAGGTGGACAACAGTCTTCCAGGATCCGCAGCACGGCAGCACTACCTCAGCCAGTCACGTTACCTGCCTG GTTTGATTGGCAAAAATCAGACGACCTCCTCGGGCGATAAGGAGATGAGCGCCATGACGCTGCGGGATCTGTGGGAGACGTCCTCTAGCAATGTGAACAAACCACTTGCTCCCGTTGGAGGAGGATTATCCGTCACCAGAACCAATGCAG AAGAGAGTTCCTCTAAGTCTGTGGATAGCCCACAAGAGAAAACGGTTGTTAAAGAAAGAATACTGGAGAAAATTGATCTCTCCAAAG GGAACTTTGTAAGCACCAAGTACAACCTCTCAGGCGGTTACATGCCTTCATTCCAAAAGAAAGAGGTGGGCTCAGTGGGGCAGAGAATCCAACTTGCTCCTTTGGCTGGGCAGCACGCAA TcaatctctcttcctctcctgataacaaaaaagacaaagctATAGCTACAAAGCCCAAGCCCACATCCAACTCATCTTTGAGTGAAAGCAATGAAG ATTACGacggatggaagaggaggacggACGGGCCTCAGGCGAAGGGGAGCAGCTACTCAGCTCTGGGGAAAACCTCTGGGAGCCTCCTGACCAGAGCCCCTGCAGTACAGCCCGTCCACGGGAGAATGGACTGGACATCCAAGTATGGCGGAAATCGGTAG
- the tmem14ca gene encoding transmembrane protein 14C produces MSVDWVGYGYAALIASGGVIGYVKAGSVPSLAAGLLFGGLSGFGAYQISNDPKNIWVSLATSGALTGVMGKRFYGSRKFMPAGLMAAASLVMVGKLGISLLQKPQPS; encoded by the exons ATGTCTGTGGACTGGGTCGGTTACGGGTACGCAGCGCTGATCGCTTCCGGAGGAGTCATCGGTTACGTCAAAGCAG GCAGTGTCCCCTCTCTGGCTGCAGGTCTCCTCTTCGGAGGCCTTTCAGGTTTTGGTGCCTACCAGATCTCCAACGACCCCAAGAATATTTGGGTTTCCCTCG CTACTTCAGGAGCTCTGACTGGCGTAATGGGAAAGAGGTTCTATGGGTCCAGGAAGTTCATGCCAGCGGGCTTGATGGCTGCAGCAAG TCTTGTGATGGTGGGGAAGCTTGGCATTTCGTTGCTCCAGAAACCCCAGCCGTCCTGA
- the tfap2a gene encoding transcription factor AP-2-alpha isoform X2, with product MSIMGKMGDWQDRHDGSSNGTARLPQLGGVGQSPYTSAPPLSHTPNSDFQPPYFPPPYQPIYPQSQDPYSHVNDPYSLNSLHAQQQPQHPGWPGQRQAQESGLLHQHRGLPHQLCRDYRREVLLPSGHGLDSGLSDSISIHGIPHSLEDVQPVEDQGIHIPDQTVIKKGPVSLSKHNNISSIPVNKDGLFGGVVNPNEVFCSVPGRLSLLSSTSKYKVTVAEVQRRLSPPECLNASLLGGVLRRAKSKNGGRSLREKLDKIGLNLPAGRRKAANVTLLTSLVEGEAVHLARDFGYVCETEFPSKAVAEYVNRQHSDPNEQVQRKNMLLATKQVCKEFTDLLSQDRTPLGNSRPQPILEPGIQSCLTHFSLISHGFGTPALCAAITALQNYLTEAIKAMDKMYLNNNPNSHDNGTKGGDKDEKHRK from the exons ATGTCAATTATGGGCAAGATGGGGGACTGGCAG GATCGTCACGACGGCTCCAGCAATGGGACAGCCAGGCTACCTCAGCTGGGCGGTGTGGGCCAGAGTCCCTACACCAGCGCGCCGCCGCTCTCCCACACGCCGAACTCGGACTTCCAGCCCCCGTACTTCCCCCCGCCCTACCAGCCCATCTACCCGCAGTCTCAGGACCCTTACTCGCACGTCAACGACCCCTACTCCCTGAACTCGCTGCACGcccagcagcagccgcagcaccCGGGCTGGCCGGGCCAGCGGCAGGCCCAGGAGAGCGGCCTGCTCCACCAGCACCGCGGCCTGCCGCACCAGCTGTGCCGGGACTACCGCAGGGAAGTGCTGCTGCCGTCCGGCCACGGACTCGACTCGGGACTGTCGGACTCTATCTCTATCCATGGAATACCTCACTCTTTAGAAGACGTTCAG CCTGTTGAGGATCAAGGAATTCACATCCCCGACCAGACTGTAATTAAAAAAG GTCCAGTGTCTTTATCCAAGCACAACAACATCTCCTCCATCCCCGTAAACAAGGACGGTCTCTTCGGCGGGGTGGTGAACCCCAACGAGGTGTTCTGCTCGGTACCGGGCCGCCTCTCCCTGCTCAGCTCCACGTCGAAGTACAAGGTCACGGTGGCCGAGGTGCAGAGGCGCCTCTCGCCGCCCGAGTGCCTCAACGCCTCCCTGCTGGGCGGGGTTCtgaggag GGCCAAGTCTAAGAATGGAGGAAGATCCTTAAGGGAGAAGCTGGACAAAATCGGCTTGAATCTACCTGCGGGCAGACGCAAGGCAGCCAACGTCACCTTGCTGACGTCACTAGTCGAGG GCGAGGCGGTGCATCTTGCCAGGGATTTTGGTTATGTATGCGAGACCGAGTTTCCATCCAAGGCAGTAGCTGAATATGTAAACCGTCAGCATTCCGACCCAAACGAACAAGTCCAAAGAAAAAACATGCTATTGGCCACAAA GCAAGTCTGCAAGGAGTTCACGGACCTGCTGTCCCAGGACCGCACGCCGCTGGGGAACTCACGGCCGCAGCCCATCCTCGAACCGGGAATCCAGAGCTGCTTGACCCACTTCAGTCTAATCTCGCACGGTTTTGGGACCCCGGCGCTGTGCGCGGCCATCACGGCCCTGCAGAACTATCTGACCGAGGCTATCAAAGCCATGGACAAAATGTACCTCAACAACAACCCAAACAGTCACGATAACGGCACTAAAGGCGGAGACAAAGACGAGAAGCACAGAAAGTGA
- the tfap2a gene encoding transcription factor AP-2-alpha isoform X1, which translates to MKMLWKLTDNIKYEDCEDRHDGSSNGTARLPQLGGVGQSPYTSAPPLSHTPNSDFQPPYFPPPYQPIYPQSQDPYSHVNDPYSLNSLHAQQQPQHPGWPGQRQAQESGLLHQHRGLPHQLCRDYRREVLLPSGHGLDSGLSDSISIHGIPHSLEDVQPVEDQGIHIPDQTVIKKGPVSLSKHNNISSIPVNKDGLFGGVVNPNEVFCSVPGRLSLLSSTSKYKVTVAEVQRRLSPPECLNASLLGGVLRRAKSKNGGRSLREKLDKIGLNLPAGRRKAANVTLLTSLVEGEAVHLARDFGYVCETEFPSKAVAEYVNRQHSDPNEQVQRKNMLLATKQVCKEFTDLLSQDRTPLGNSRPQPILEPGIQSCLTHFSLISHGFGTPALCAAITALQNYLTEAIKAMDKMYLNNNPNSHDNGTKGGDKDEKHRK; encoded by the exons ATGAAAATGCTTTGGAAATTAACTGATAACATTAAATATGAAGATTGCGAG GATCGTCACGACGGCTCCAGCAATGGGACAGCCAGGCTACCTCAGCTGGGCGGTGTGGGCCAGAGTCCCTACACCAGCGCGCCGCCGCTCTCCCACACGCCGAACTCGGACTTCCAGCCCCCGTACTTCCCCCCGCCCTACCAGCCCATCTACCCGCAGTCTCAGGACCCTTACTCGCACGTCAACGACCCCTACTCCCTGAACTCGCTGCACGcccagcagcagccgcagcaccCGGGCTGGCCGGGCCAGCGGCAGGCCCAGGAGAGCGGCCTGCTCCACCAGCACCGCGGCCTGCCGCACCAGCTGTGCCGGGACTACCGCAGGGAAGTGCTGCTGCCGTCCGGCCACGGACTCGACTCGGGACTGTCGGACTCTATCTCTATCCATGGAATACCTCACTCTTTAGAAGACGTTCAG CCTGTTGAGGATCAAGGAATTCACATCCCCGACCAGACTGTAATTAAAAAAG GTCCAGTGTCTTTATCCAAGCACAACAACATCTCCTCCATCCCCGTAAACAAGGACGGTCTCTTCGGCGGGGTGGTGAACCCCAACGAGGTGTTCTGCTCGGTACCGGGCCGCCTCTCCCTGCTCAGCTCCACGTCGAAGTACAAGGTCACGGTGGCCGAGGTGCAGAGGCGCCTCTCGCCGCCCGAGTGCCTCAACGCCTCCCTGCTGGGCGGGGTTCtgaggag GGCCAAGTCTAAGAATGGAGGAAGATCCTTAAGGGAGAAGCTGGACAAAATCGGCTTGAATCTACCTGCGGGCAGACGCAAGGCAGCCAACGTCACCTTGCTGACGTCACTAGTCGAGG GCGAGGCGGTGCATCTTGCCAGGGATTTTGGTTATGTATGCGAGACCGAGTTTCCATCCAAGGCAGTAGCTGAATATGTAAACCGTCAGCATTCCGACCCAAACGAACAAGTCCAAAGAAAAAACATGCTATTGGCCACAAA GCAAGTCTGCAAGGAGTTCACGGACCTGCTGTCCCAGGACCGCACGCCGCTGGGGAACTCACGGCCGCAGCCCATCCTCGAACCGGGAATCCAGAGCTGCTTGACCCACTTCAGTCTAATCTCGCACGGTTTTGGGACCCCGGCGCTGTGCGCGGCCATCACGGCCCTGCAGAACTATCTGACCGAGGCTATCAAAGCCATGGACAAAATGTACCTCAACAACAACCCAAACAGTCACGATAACGGCACTAAAGGCGGAGACAAAGACGAGAAGCACAGAAAGTGA
- the tfap2a gene encoding transcription factor AP-2-alpha isoform X3 translates to MLVHSFSAMDRHDGSSNGTARLPQLGGVGQSPYTSAPPLSHTPNSDFQPPYFPPPYQPIYPQSQDPYSHVNDPYSLNSLHAQQQPQHPGWPGQRQAQESGLLHQHRGLPHQLCRDYRREVLLPSGHGLDSGLSDSISIHGIPHSLEDVQPVEDQGIHIPDQTVIKKGPVSLSKHNNISSIPVNKDGLFGGVVNPNEVFCSVPGRLSLLSSTSKYKVTVAEVQRRLSPPECLNASLLGGVLRRAKSKNGGRSLREKLDKIGLNLPAGRRKAANVTLLTSLVEGEAVHLARDFGYVCETEFPSKAVAEYVNRQHSDPNEQVQRKNMLLATKQVCKEFTDLLSQDRTPLGNSRPQPILEPGIQSCLTHFSLISHGFGTPALCAAITALQNYLTEAIKAMDKMYLNNNPNSHDNGTKGGDKDEKHRK, encoded by the exons ATGTTGGTGCACAGTTTTTCCGCGATG GATCGTCACGACGGCTCCAGCAATGGGACAGCCAGGCTACCTCAGCTGGGCGGTGTGGGCCAGAGTCCCTACACCAGCGCGCCGCCGCTCTCCCACACGCCGAACTCGGACTTCCAGCCCCCGTACTTCCCCCCGCCCTACCAGCCCATCTACCCGCAGTCTCAGGACCCTTACTCGCACGTCAACGACCCCTACTCCCTGAACTCGCTGCACGcccagcagcagccgcagcaccCGGGCTGGCCGGGCCAGCGGCAGGCCCAGGAGAGCGGCCTGCTCCACCAGCACCGCGGCCTGCCGCACCAGCTGTGCCGGGACTACCGCAGGGAAGTGCTGCTGCCGTCCGGCCACGGACTCGACTCGGGACTGTCGGACTCTATCTCTATCCATGGAATACCTCACTCTTTAGAAGACGTTCAG CCTGTTGAGGATCAAGGAATTCACATCCCCGACCAGACTGTAATTAAAAAAG GTCCAGTGTCTTTATCCAAGCACAACAACATCTCCTCCATCCCCGTAAACAAGGACGGTCTCTTCGGCGGGGTGGTGAACCCCAACGAGGTGTTCTGCTCGGTACCGGGCCGCCTCTCCCTGCTCAGCTCCACGTCGAAGTACAAGGTCACGGTGGCCGAGGTGCAGAGGCGCCTCTCGCCGCCCGAGTGCCTCAACGCCTCCCTGCTGGGCGGGGTTCtgaggag GGCCAAGTCTAAGAATGGAGGAAGATCCTTAAGGGAGAAGCTGGACAAAATCGGCTTGAATCTACCTGCGGGCAGACGCAAGGCAGCCAACGTCACCTTGCTGACGTCACTAGTCGAGG GCGAGGCGGTGCATCTTGCCAGGGATTTTGGTTATGTATGCGAGACCGAGTTTCCATCCAAGGCAGTAGCTGAATATGTAAACCGTCAGCATTCCGACCCAAACGAACAAGTCCAAAGAAAAAACATGCTATTGGCCACAAA GCAAGTCTGCAAGGAGTTCACGGACCTGCTGTCCCAGGACCGCACGCCGCTGGGGAACTCACGGCCGCAGCCCATCCTCGAACCGGGAATCCAGAGCTGCTTGACCCACTTCAGTCTAATCTCGCACGGTTTTGGGACCCCGGCGCTGTGCGCGGCCATCACGGCCCTGCAGAACTATCTGACCGAGGCTATCAAAGCCATGGACAAAATGTACCTCAACAACAACCCAAACAGTCACGATAACGGCACTAAAGGCGGAGACAAAGACGAGAAGCACAGAAAGTGA
- the tfap2a gene encoding transcription factor AP-2-alpha isoform X4 — MLVHSFSAMDRHDGSSNGTARLPQLGGVGQSPYTSAPPLSHTPNSDFQPPYFPPPYQPIYPQSQDPYSHVNDPYSLNSLHAQQQPQHPGWPGQRQAQESGLLHQHRGLPHQLCRDYRREVLLPSGHGLDSGLSDSISIHGIPHSLEDVQVRQRDQGIHIPDQTVIKKVSLSKHNNISSIPVNKDGLFGGVVNPNEVFCSVPGRLSLLSSTSKYKVTVAEVQRRLSPPECLNASLLGGVLRRAKSKNGGRSLREKLDKIGLNLPAGRRKAANVTLLTSLVEGEAVHLARDFGYVCETEFPSKAVAEYVNRQHSDPNEQVQRKNMLLATKQVCKEFTDLLSQDRTPLGNSRPQPILEPGIQSCLTHFSLISHGFGTPALCAAITALQNYLTEAIKAMDKMYLNNNPNSHDNGTKGGDKDEKHRK; from the exons ATGTTGGTGCACAGTTTTTCCGCGATG GATCGTCACGACGGCTCCAGCAATGGGACAGCCAGGCTACCTCAGCTGGGCGGTGTGGGCCAGAGTCCCTACACCAGCGCGCCGCCGCTCTCCCACACGCCGAACTCGGACTTCCAGCCCCCGTACTTCCCCCCGCCCTACCAGCCCATCTACCCGCAGTCTCAGGACCCTTACTCGCACGTCAACGACCCCTACTCCCTGAACTCGCTGCACGcccagcagcagccgcagcaccCGGGCTGGCCGGGCCAGCGGCAGGCCCAGGAGAGCGGCCTGCTCCACCAGCACCGCGGCCTGCCGCACCAGCTGTGCCGGGACTACCGCAGGGAAGTGCTGCTGCCGTCCGGCCACGGACTCGACTCGGGACTGTCGGACTCTATCTCTATCCATGGAATACCTCACTCTTTAGAAGACGTTCAGGTGAGACAGCGT GATCAAGGAATTCACATCCCCGACCAGACTGTAATTAAAAAAG TGTCTTTATCCAAGCACAACAACATCTCCTCCATCCCCGTAAACAAGGACGGTCTCTTCGGCGGGGTGGTGAACCCCAACGAGGTGTTCTGCTCGGTACCGGGCCGCCTCTCCCTGCTCAGCTCCACGTCGAAGTACAAGGTCACGGTGGCCGAGGTGCAGAGGCGCCTCTCGCCGCCCGAGTGCCTCAACGCCTCCCTGCTGGGCGGGGTTCtgaggag GGCCAAGTCTAAGAATGGAGGAAGATCCTTAAGGGAGAAGCTGGACAAAATCGGCTTGAATCTACCTGCGGGCAGACGCAAGGCAGCCAACGTCACCTTGCTGACGTCACTAGTCGAGG GCGAGGCGGTGCATCTTGCCAGGGATTTTGGTTATGTATGCGAGACCGAGTTTCCATCCAAGGCAGTAGCTGAATATGTAAACCGTCAGCATTCCGACCCAAACGAACAAGTCCAAAGAAAAAACATGCTATTGGCCACAAA GCAAGTCTGCAAGGAGTTCACGGACCTGCTGTCCCAGGACCGCACGCCGCTGGGGAACTCACGGCCGCAGCCCATCCTCGAACCGGGAATCCAGAGCTGCTTGACCCACTTCAGTCTAATCTCGCACGGTTTTGGGACCCCGGCGCTGTGCGCGGCCATCACGGCCCTGCAGAACTATCTGACCGAGGCTATCAAAGCCATGGACAAAATGTACCTCAACAACAACCCAAACAGTCACGATAACGGCACTAAAGGCGGAGACAAAGACGAGAAGCACAGAAAGTGA